A window of Thermoproteus sp. genomic DNA:
GGCCTACAAGCCCGGCGCCTCTGGGCTCTACGCCGAGACCTACTCGATCCCCTGGATACCGCAGTTGGGCCTATACATATCGCTACATTTGGACCAATTCAGCGGCGTCATGGGCATGCTCGTGGCTTGGCTGGTCTTCTTCATAGTGCTCTACAGCGTCAAGTACATGGAGGGCGACTACAGGCCGGGCTGGTATTGGTTCTTCATGGGCTTCTTCGCGACCTCTATGCTCATAATCACCTACGCCGACAACCTCTGGTTCCTGCTCGCCGGCTGGGAGGGCGTTGGTCTGGCCTCTTGGGCCTTAATAGGGCATTGGTATAAAGACGACGAGCCCGACGTCAAGTGGGTCGGCCACCCCGGCGATAGGGTGGCCCTTGTGGACTACTTCTGGCCGCCCTCCAAGGCAGGGCTGAGGGCCATATTGACCATTAGGGTGGGCGACTCGGCCTTCTTGGTGGCGCTGGCCTACATCTTCGCCGCGGCGGGCACGGTCCAGCTGTCGGGCCTCTTCCAGATAGGCGCGAAGGCGCTGGGCCTCCTGCCCCTCCTCTTCTTCCTCATGGGGCCCCTCACGAAGTCGGCCCAGTTCCCCTTCACGGAGTGGCTTTTGACCGCCATGACCGGCCCCACTAGCGTCTCCGCGTTGATACACGCCGCGACTATGGTCAACGCCGGCGTCTACCTCTTGATAATCACGGCGCCTATATTCGCCTCGGCGCCCGGCGCGAGCGTCTACTTCTCCGTCGTGTTGGTAATAGGCGCGTTGACTGCGATACTGTCGTCCATAATCGCCCTGACGGTAGACGAGTTCAAACTGGTCCTGGCCGGCTCTACGGCGGCCAATTTGGGCATAATCGCGGCCGCGGCGGGGGGCGCCGGCCTCTTGGGCCTTTCAGGCGGCAACGCCGTGCTTATAGCCGCGTTGTGGGTGGCCTTCCTCCAGATAGTGGGCCACGCCATATCTAAAGCCCCTCTGTTCATGGGCTACGGAGCCGTCATACACGAGACCAACACCAAATACCTAGGCGCGGTCGGTAGGCTCCGCCACTATATGGGCATAACGTCGATCGCCCTAATTCTAGCCATGTTGTCGCTGGTGGGAACCCCGCCGTTCGCAGGCTTCTTCACCAAGGAGGCCGCGGTGGAGAACATAGCGGCTGGCTTCGACGCAATTGGCGTCGCCGGCGCCTTCGTGGCGGGCCTCATAGCCTTCTTGGCGCCTCTATACGGCTTGAGGCTCATAGGCCTCTCTCTGATACACGGCCCCGAGCCGAAAGAACACATACATGAGGCCCACCCCATCATGTGGATTCCATACGCCACCCTCGCGATTGCGACTATAGGCGTGGGCGGATATTTCGCCTATATCTACGCGGACAGGATAGCCGACTTCGTCACCTCGCCGGGCTTTTTGGCGTTTCTAGCGGGCTTCGTGATCGCCCTCGCGCTCTATGTGGCCAGGCCCGGGGTCAAGTCGAGGGCCTTGACGCCGCTCTGGAAGATAGGCTATAGGAGGTTCTACATCCCCTGGCTGTACGACGGCCTCGTCTATTGGATATACTACCATCTGGCCAACGCCGTCTATTGGGTCATAGACCGCGGGATCTTCGACAATTTGTACCACGTGGCGCTCCCCGCGGCCTTCGGCAGGATGTCGGCCGCCTTCAGGAGACTACAGACGGGCAGCCTCAGTTGGTACCTACTCTTCGCCATAGTTGGGACTTTAATACTGATCCTCTTGGCGACATCATGATCGACCCCTTCTTCCTCGTGGTGTTGATATTCGCCGCGTTGGCGCCGCTCACACTTAAGGTGGACGGCCGCTACCTCGCCGCCGCGATGGGCGTAGCCCTCTTCGCCCTGGCCATATTCGTCCCGCAGGCGGCTTTCTTCTTCGCCCTATTTGGAGTTTTAGCCATAGCGCTGGCTTTGGACTGGCCCTACGGGGGGCTGGGACTCGCCTTGGGCCTATCGGCCACTTCGACCGCGCTGGCCGCCTACGCCTACTATAGGGCCGCCACAGAGCCGACAAACGCGTTGAACTACGCCTTCGCGGGGCTCGCCGCGTTGGCGCTCGCCACAGCGAGCATATACGGACTTCTGGCCTCGGGGAGGGAGAAGGAGAACGTCGAGGGTGCCCTCAAGTACCTCATATTCTCGGCTGTGGGCAAGACCTTGATGGTGCTTGGCTTCGCGTTGGCCGTCTACGTCGCGCCTCTCCTCGGCTGGATGGTCATGGCCTTCGGCTTCATATTCGAACTGGGCCTAGTGCCGGCCCACCTCTGGATGGTCGACGCCTTCGCGTTGTCGACACCTAGGGGCGTCGCCGCCTTGGCCATATTCGGCGAGCTCACCCCACTGTTGGTCCTACTGACCTTGATCCAGGTGGTGCCCATGCCCAAGTCTGCGGCCTTCGCCCTCCTGGTCGTCTCGTTGGCCTCTATGACCTTCGCCAACATAGCGGGCCTCACTGCGAGGACCTTCGGGAGGACTCTAGCCTATTCCTCCATCGCCCATATGTCCTACGCCATCTCCGCAGTCAGTCTCGTCTACTATTTCGGAAACAAGACGTTGGTATTGCCGCTGGTGGGCACGGCCCCGGCCCTCTACGTGGCCTCCCTCGTGTTGGTGTTGGAGGGCTTGACGTCTGGCTTGGCCAAGGCCGGCATATTCGGGTCCCTCACAGTTAGGCATGCCGATGTGGTGCCCGAGAGGCGTGTCCTCTCCAACTCGCTGAATGTGCTCTCGCTCTTGGGCCTCCCGCCGCTTCTAGGCTTCTGGCCCAAACTGCTCCTCATCCTCCTGGCGCTAGCCCTAGGCCAGGTGGGCGTCGCGGTCGTTATTATACTCAACAGCGCCTTGGCGACCCCCTACTACTTGAGGGTATTGAGACAGCTGGTGGAGGCGGCGGGGCCCTCGGCCGACAACGCCACTTCGGTCCTCACGGCAAGTCTCTCCGTCATATTGGGCGTGGCGATACCGGCGGTGCTCCTCGCATTGATTCCTTAAAAACACAACCCTTTTCCTGCCCATGATCGAAAGGACTCTGGTAATTGTAAAGCCCGACGCCGTCAAGAGGGGCCTCATCGGCGAGATAATTTCCAGACTCGAGAGGGCTGGGCTCAAAATAGTGGCGGCTAAGATGGTGTGGGCCACTAGGGAGCAGATGGAGGGGTTCTACCCCAGCGACGAGGGCTGGCTGAGGAGCGTGGGCAACAAGACTCTCAACAGCTATAGGGAGATGGGGATAGACGCCAAGGCTGAGCTCGGCACAGACGACCCGGTGGAGATAGGGAAGATGGTCAAGAGGTGGCTTGTGGACTATATGACCGAGACGCCGATACTCCTCTTAGTGGTCGAGGGGAACCACGCCGTGAGCGTAGTGAGGAAGCTGGTGGGGGCCACCTTGCCCTATAAGGCGGAGCCCGGCACGATAAGGGGCGATTTCTCCGCCGACAGTCCCGACCTCGCCAATAGGGAGAAGAGGTCCATTAGGAATTTGGTCCACGCCAGCGACAGCCCCGAGGAGGCTAGGCGGGAGATAGCCTATTGGTTTAAGGAGTCGGAGATATATAGCTACTAGGCGGCGAGGTAGCGGTCCAGCCTCTCCGATTTGAGTTCGGCCCTCTTCGGCGCGAAGCTGTAGCAGAGGTTTCCGGTATAGGGCGATTTGGCCACGGCGAGTCTCGTCGATTTGACCTCCACGACCTCATAGTCCGTAGAGACGAACGCCTTCCCGACAGCTATGTCGTAGAACCTCAAGGGCCTCTTCACGTATAGTTGGAGGCAGGCATATATAAGGCCGTCAGTCCCGACAGGAATGACCTCATCGATCGGCGGCGGCACACCACATCACCGAGAGGAGTTGTGGGCCGATATAAAAATTAGGCGAGGCTTTTGTCTTTGGTTTCGGGCAGTGCGAATAACGCCACGGCGAGGGCGACTAGATAGGTATACAGCGCCACTCCGGCCAGGGGGTTCCCCAAGGCCACGCCAATCGCCTGGACTATAGAGGGGGTGAAGCCCCCGAAGAAGCCTATGCCCAAATTGAAGGCGGTGGAGAGGCCGCTGTACCTCACCCTAGTGGGGAAGAGCTCCGCCAGCGCCGTGCCCAACATGCTGAAGGTAAACGCGGTGGCTCCAATTAAGACGAAGACGTAGAGGGAGGCCAACGCGATGTTTTTTGTGGTCGAGAGGAGGACATATAGGGGATAGTAGGTGGCGAGGCCGATGGCGAGGCCTACCACGTATACGGCCCTCCGGCCCAGCTTGTCGCCGAGCCATGCGGCGAATATGTAGAGAGGCAGTTGGGCCAACGCGGCGGCGCCCACTATTAGGTTCGCCTCGACGGGGTTCCACTTGGGCACTTGAGCCAAAAAGGTGAAGATATAGCCAGTGGAGGTGTAGGCGAGCACTGCGTGGCCGGCCGCTATGACGGTCCCCACGACTACCCACTTCCAGTACTTGCCGAATACCTCTAACAGCGGCACTCTGGGCACGTCTCCCCTCTCCTTTATCTGTTTGAACAGCGGCGTCTCGTCGAGCTTCCACCTCAAATAGGCGCCGAGCGCCGTCAGGACCAGAGCGAAGAGGAAGGGGACCCTCCAGCCCCAGGCGTTGAAGGCCGCTTGAGGCAATAGAGACGCCGAGGCCACCACTGTGAAGGAAGAGAGGCCGAGGCCCAACGGCGGTGTCGCCGCGACGAAGCCCGTATAGAAGGCCCTCCTCCCCTCAGGCACGTGCTCCATGACGTAGGTGACGGCGCCCCCGTACTCGCCGCCTAGAGCCACGCCCTGTAATATCCTGAAGGCCGCGAGGAGGGCCGTGGCGGCGATTCCTATCTGGGCGTAGGTGGGTATGAGCCCCATGGCGGCTGTGGAGAGGCCCATCAGCACCAAGGTGGCCAGGAAGGTGGACTTACGGCCGGCCCTATCGCCGAAGTGTCCGAAGAGAAAGGCGCCGATGGGCCTCACGGCGAAGCCCGTGGCGAATACCAGCCAGGTGTATATCAGAGCGGCCACTGGATTCCCCCTAGGGAAGAACATAGCCGCTATGAAGCTGGAAAGTGAGGCGTAGGCGAAAAAGTCGTACCATTCTATCAACGTGCCTATACTCGAAGCCGCGATTACGAACCTCAAGGACGTAGGACAAAAAACTATGGCCTATTTAACTGTAATATATGCGGCTTTATGCGGCGTGCGGCTTGGACTTTACGCAAGAAGGACGTAAATCTTGCACGTAAATATTACCCCTCTAGACGTCTCTAGGCGGCATGGCTCGAGAGGCCAAACTCTTGGCGGCGGCCGGCGTTGGGTGGATGTTAGACGCCATGGACGTCCTGCTTCTCTCTTACATACTCGCCGCGGCGGCAGCCGAATTAAGACTCACAGCGGCCGACAAGAGCCTAGTGATACTGGCGAACAATCTGGGGATGTTGGCGGGCGCCTTTATATTCGGGAGGCTGGCCGACGTGGTGGGGAGGCGCCCCGTCTTCATGGCCACCCTCGCCATTTACAGCATAGGCACAGGCCTCACGGCGCTGGCCAGCTCCGCCCTATACCTAGCCGCAATCCGCGTCATGACGGGGCTGGGCCTCGGCGGCGAGTTGCCGGTAGTCGCCTCTCTGATCTCTGAGCTCTCGCCGACTAGACATAGGGGGAGGAACGTAGTGATCCTCGAAAGCTTTTGGTCTGTAGGCTCCATACTTGCGGCCGCCCTGGCCTATTTCGTATTCACTAGATTCGGCTGGAGGGCCCCCCTCCTATTCCTCTCGGCCACTGCCCTCTACGCCCTCGCCTTGAGGACGACAGTGCCCGAGTCGCCCTATTGGCTCTACTATAGAGACCCCCAGAGGGCCCTCGCCATAGCCCAGACCTACGGCGTCTCTCTGGGGCGCCCCGAGAGGCACTCCGTAAAGGAGCTCCTTTCGAGCTATAGGGCCCAGACTTTGGTGCTCTGGGCCTCTTGGCTACTACTGGCCTTCGGCTACTACGGCGCCTTCCTGTGGCTCCCCTCGATTATAGCCAGTAGGGGCTACAGCCTCGTGAACACTTTCGAATATACGCTGGTCATGTCTCTGGCGCAACTGCCGGGCTACCTAACCGCCGCATATCTAATTGAGAAGATCGGGAGGCGCCTCAGCCTCCTCCTCTTCTTCTTGGGCTCAGCCGTATCTGCCGCGGCCTTCGCGACCGCGCAGACGACCCTCTGGCTCCTCGCCGCCGGCGTCGCCCTCAACTTCTTCAACTTGGGGGTCTGGGGCCTGATATACGCATATACGCCCGAGTCCTACCCCTCAGACCTGCGGGCGACCGGCATGGGCAGTAGCGGATCTATGGCGAGAATAGGCATGATCGTGGGGCCGTTGCTCCCGCCGCTCCTCAACTTCCAGGGGGCCCTCATGGCCTACTCCGCGGCGTGGCTGGCATCCGCCATAATAATATATCTATTTGGAAAAGAAACTAAAAACATAAAAATCGAATAACTCCTTCCCTAAAAACATTTATTATAATTTTTAGGCAGGAAACACAACTAAATTTATTCACTATAAATTTTAGAGAAATTTACATCTTCATAATAATCATTCTATATATACATTAACTTATTTAGCTCTATTAGTTATATCAATGATTTTAATTTCTCAAATATATCCTATATTGGGATAAATAGAATATATGTAAAGAAAAGCTTTTAAACGTGCCCCATAGAACCCACATGGCGATAACACAAATAAATGCATTTTTAGGCAACACGCTCCTTCTCCTACGCCGTAGCGTCGAGCTGGGCGGATTCCCCGAAGAGGTCTACGAGCTCCTATCTCGCCCCAAGAGGATACTCACCGTCAACATCCCCGTGAAGATGGACAACGGGAAGCTAGCCATATTCGAGGGCTATAGGGTTCAGCATAATGACGCTCTTGGCCCTTTTAAGGGTGGGATTCGTTTTCATGGTGAGGTGTCTTTGGCTGACGATATTGCTCTTGCTACTCTCATGACTCTTAAGAATAGCCTTGCGGGGATTCCCTATGGCGGCGCTAAGGGGGCTGTTAGGGTTGACCCTAAGAGGCTTTCGGCTAGAGAGCTTGAGGAGCTGTCGAGGGGATATGTGAGGGCTGTCGCGCCGCTTATTGGAGATGAGTTGGACATACCGGCGCCAGACGTAGGGACAGACTCCAGGGTCATGGCCTGGATGGTAGATGAATACTCGAAGATAGCCGGCAGAAACGTCCCCGGAGTATTCACAGCAAAACCCCCAGAGCTATGGGGAAACCCAGTAAGGGAATACTCCACCGGGCTGGGAGTTGCCGTCACCGCTAGGGAGGTCGCGAAGATGTTGTGGAACACGGCCGAGGGCAAAACCGCCGCGGTGCAGGGCTTCGGCAACGTGGGGAGATGGACGGCCTACTGGTTAGAGAAAATGGGGATTAGGGTGGTCGCCATCTCGGACATAAACGGCACTGTGTACAAGAAGGGCGGGCTGACCTTAGCCGAGCTGGTCGAGAAGAATAGAGCCATGAAGGGACCAGACCTCCTCAACTCCGTGGCCAAATACAACGACGTCCCCGTGGCGCCCGACCCCAACGCCATATTCGGCGTAGACGCCGATATCCTCGTCCCGGCCGCTCTTGAGAATGCTATTAATGAGGAGAATGTGGGGCTTGTTAGGGCTAAGCTTATAGTGGAGGGGGCTAATGGGCCCACTACGCCTGAGGCGGAGGCTGAGCTCTAC
This region includes:
- a CDS encoding MFS transporter yields the protein MRFVIAASSIGTLIEWYDFFAYASLSSFIAAMFFPRGNPVAALIYTWLVFATGFAVRPIGAFLFGHFGDRAGRKSTFLATLVLMGLSTAAMGLIPTYAQIGIAATALLAAFRILQGVALGGEYGGAVTYVMEHVPEGRRAFYTGFVAATPPLGLGLSSFTVVASASLLPQAAFNAWGWRVPFLFALVLTALGAYLRWKLDETPLFKQIKERGDVPRVPLLEVFGKYWKWVVVGTVIAAGHAVLAYTSTGYIFTFLAQVPKWNPVEANLIVGAAALAQLPLYIFAAWLGDKLGRRAVYVVGLAIGLATYYPLYVLLSTTKNIALASLYVFVLIGATAFTFSMLGTALAELFPTRVRYSGLSTAFNLGIGFFGGFTPSIVQAIGVALGNPLAGVALYTYLVALAVALFALPETKDKSLA
- a CDS encoding MFS transporter encodes the protein MAREAKLLAAAGVGWMLDAMDVLLLSYILAAAAAELRLTAADKSLVILANNLGMLAGAFIFGRLADVVGRRPVFMATLAIYSIGTGLTALASSALYLAAIRVMTGLGLGGELPVVASLISELSPTRHRGRNVVILESFWSVGSILAAALAYFVFTRFGWRAPLLFLSATALYALALRTTVPESPYWLYYRDPQRALAIAQTYGVSLGRPERHSVKELLSSYRAQTLVLWASWLLLAFGYYGAFLWLPSIIASRGYSLVNTFEYTLVMSLAQLPGYLTAAYLIEKIGRRLSLLLFFLGSAVSAAAFATAQTTLWLLAAGVALNFFNLGVWGLIYAYTPESYPSDLRATGMGSSGSMARIGMIVGPLLPPLLNFQGALMAYSAAWLASAIIIYLFGKETKNIKIE
- a CDS encoding Glu/Leu/Phe/Val dehydrogenase translates to MAITQINAFLGNTLLLLRRSVELGGFPEEVYELLSRPKRILTVNIPVKMDNGKLAIFEGYRVQHNDALGPFKGGIRFHGEVSLADDIALATLMTLKNSLAGIPYGGAKGAVRVDPKRLSARELEELSRGYVRAVAPLIGDELDIPAPDVGTDSRVMAWMVDEYSKIAGRNVPGVFTAKPPELWGNPVREYSTGLGVAVTAREVAKMLWNTAEGKTAAVQGFGNVGRWTAYWLEKMGIRVVAISDINGTVYKKGGLTLAELVEKNRAMKGPDLLNSVAKYNDVPVAPDPNAIFGVDADILVPAALENAINEENVGLVRAKLIVEGANGPTTPEAEAELYKRGVVVVPDVLANAGGVVMSYLEWVENLQWYFWDEEETRTRLERIMTENFKRVYQKWIQEKGWTMRDAAFVMAVERIYKAMKARGWI
- a CDS encoding nucleoside-diphosphate kinase, yielding MIERTLVIVKPDAVKRGLIGEIISRLERAGLKIVAAKMVWATREQMEGFYPSDEGWLRSVGNKTLNSYREMGIDAKAELGTDDPVEIGKMVKRWLVDYMTETPILLLVVEGNHAVSVVRKLVGATLPYKAEPGTIRGDFSADSPDLANREKRSIRNLVHASDSPEEARREIAYWFKESEIYSY
- a CDS encoding NADH-quinone oxidoreductase subunit L, with the protein product MNAEYIFLTIFLPLIASIITLFLPKEKAKAWTVVAGAFLAAVFSILAYKPGASGLYAETYSIPWIPQLGLYISLHLDQFSGVMGMLVAWLVFFIVLYSVKYMEGDYRPGWYWFFMGFFATSMLIITYADNLWFLLAGWEGVGLASWALIGHWYKDDEPDVKWVGHPGDRVALVDYFWPPSKAGLRAILTIRVGDSAFLVALAYIFAAAGTVQLSGLFQIGAKALGLLPLLFFLMGPLTKSAQFPFTEWLLTAMTGPTSVSALIHAATMVNAGVYLLIITAPIFASAPGASVYFSVVLVIGALTAILSSIIALTVDEFKLVLAGSTAANLGIIAAAAGGAGLLGLSGGNAVLIAALWVAFLQIVGHAISKAPLFMGYGAVIHETNTKYLGAVGRLRHYMGITSIALILAMLSLVGTPPFAGFFTKEAAVENIAAGFDAIGVAGAFVAGLIAFLAPLYGLRLIGLSLIHGPEPKEHIHEAHPIMWIPYATLAIATIGVGGYFAYIYADRIADFVTSPGFLAFLAGFVIALALYVARPGVKSRALTPLWKIGYRRFYIPWLYDGLVYWIYYHLANAVYWVIDRGIFDNLYHVALPAAFGRMSAAFRRLQTGSLSWYLLFAIVGTLILILLATS
- a CDS encoding proton-conducting transporter membrane subunit: MIDPFFLVVLIFAALAPLTLKVDGRYLAAAMGVALFALAIFVPQAAFFFALFGVLAIALALDWPYGGLGLALGLSATSTALAAYAYYRAATEPTNALNYAFAGLAALALATASIYGLLASGREKENVEGALKYLIFSAVGKTLMVLGFALAVYVAPLLGWMVMAFGFIFELGLVPAHLWMVDAFALSTPRGVAALAIFGELTPLLVLLTLIQVVPMPKSAAFALLVVSLASMTFANIAGLTARTFGRTLAYSSIAHMSYAISAVSLVYYFGNKTLVLPLVGTAPALYVASLVLVLEGLTSGLAKAGIFGSLTVRHADVVPERRVLSNSLNVLSLLGLPPLLGFWPKLLLILLALALGQVGVAVVIILNSALATPYYLRVLRQLVEAAGPSADNATSVLTASLSVILGVAIPAVLLALIP